In a single window of the Zea mays cultivar B73 chromosome 5, Zm-B73-REFERENCE-NAM-5.0, whole genome shotgun sequence genome:
- the LOC100279805 gene encoding Monodehydroascorbate reductase 2, peroxisomal, with the protein MGRAFVYVILGGGVAAGYAALEFARRGGYSRGELCIISEEAVAPYERPALSKGYLLPEGAARLPGFHTCVGANDELLTPKWYKEQGIELVLGTKVISADVRRKTLLTGTGETISYKTLIIATGARALKLQEFGIQGSDASNICYLRNIDDADKLVSVMKSCPGGNAVVIGGGYIGMECAAALVTNKIRVTMVFPEKHCMGRLFTPKIAEFYENYYTSKGVTFVKGTVLTSFEKDTTGKVTAVILKDGRHLPADMVVVGIGIRANTSLFEGQLMMSTENGGIKVNGQLQTSDSSVYAVGDVAAFPIKLFDDDIRRLEHVDSARRTGRHAVASILDPSKTRDIDYLPFFYSRVFTLSWQFYGDNVGEVVHFGDFTSSSPRFGAYWVNKGRIAGAFLEGGSREEYEAISIAVRREAVVTDMGELEKQGLALAIQESQKEVPDSGLAVVGKPTYAWHATAGVIAAVSIAAIGYWYGRKRRRW; encoded by the exons ATGGGGCGCGCGTTCGTGTACGTGATCCTGGGCGGCGGCGTGGCCGCGGGCTACGCCGCGCTCGAGTTCGCCCGCCGCGGTGGGTACTCCCGCGGAGAGCTCTGCATCATCTCCGAAGAGGCC GTTGCTCCTTATGAACGTCCTGCACTAAGCAAAGGCTATTTACTCCCAGAAG GTGCTGCTCGTCTTCCAGGATTTCATACTTGTGTTGGTGCTAATGATGAGTTACTGACACCGAAATGGTACAAAGAACAAG GCATTGAACTTGTTCTTGGAACAAAAGTGATTTCTGCTGATGTGAGGCGCAAGACATTGCTTACAGGCACTGGTGAAACTATCAGCTACAAAACTCTAATTATTGCGACAGGTGCTCGG GCTTTGAAGCTGCAAGAATTTGGAATACAAGGTTCAGATGCTTCAAACATATGTTATTTGCGCAACATCGATGACGCGGATAAGTTGGTGAGTGTGATGAAATCATGTCCTGGTGGAAATGCTGTTGTCATTGGTGGTGGCTACATTGGAATGGAGTGTGCAGCGGCATTGGTTACTAACAAGATTAGGGTCACCATGGTCTTCCCTGAGAAACACTGCA TGGGTCGTCTATTTACACCAAAAATTGCAGAATTTTATGAAAACTACTACACCTCGAAAGGGGTCACCTTTGTTAAAGGAACTGTGCTTACATCCTTTGAAAAAGATACGACGGGGAAG GTGACTGCAGTAATACTCAAAGATGGTAGGCACCTTCCTGCTGATATGGTAGTAGTTGGTATTGGCATCCGTGCAAACACTAGCCTTTTTGAAGGTCAACTGATGATGTCAACAGAGAATGGTGGGATAAAGGTAAATGGACAGCTGCAGACAAGCGACAGCTCTGTGTATGCCGTTGGCGATGTGGCCGCGTTCCCCATCAAGCTTTTTGACGATGATATCCGACGGCTCGAGCATGTGGACTCAGCTCGTAGAACTGGTAGACATGCTGTTGCCTCCATCTTGGATCCTTCAAAGACGAGGGACATCGATTACCTGCCGTTCTTCTACTCCAGAGTGTTCACGTTGTCCTGGCAATTCTATGGGGATAATGTCGGGGAAGTGGTCCACTTTGGAGACTTCACAAGCAGCAGTCCGAGGTTCGGTGCATATTGGGTCAACAAAGGGCGGATCGCGGGTGCGTTTCTTGAAGGCGGAAGTCGGGAAGAGTACGAGGCCATATCGATCGCTGTTCGGCgggaagctgtggtcacagacaTGGGTGAACTCGAGAAACAAGGCCTGGCACTCGCCATTCAGGAGAGCCAGAAGGAGGTGCCTGACAGTGGGCTTGCTGTTGTCGGAAAACCTACTTATGCGTGGCATGCCACAGCCGGTGTCATTGCAGCTGTGTCGATTGCTGCAATTGGGTATTGGTATGGCAGGAAGCGCCGCAGGTGGTGA